The window AGGACTAAAAAATGGAGAAAAAATTGAGCATTTCAAAATTCCATTTACGTATAAAAAGATGAATGTAGAGAGTAAGAATATCCTTGTAAACAAGGATGTTCAAATTGAGGGGCAAAACTTTAAAGTAAAGGAGTTAATAGTCGATCCAATACGCACAGTTGTTAAGATAGAAGAAAACCCTAATAACACAAAGAAACTTCTTGCTCGACCATTTGATGAATTAGAACTGATAGATGAAAAGGGAAGGAAATGGTCTGCTATCCCTGGAAATGCATATAAAACACTAGAGGAAGGTAATTTTTGGGAAGTACCACTAAAAGAAAGTTTTTACTTTCATGAGCCCAAAAATTTAACGTTAACATTTGGAAAAATCGCGGCGATGGATAAAGAGGAAGCCTATATTTTAATTGATACGGGATCCAAAAAGTTTATAGAAAAGCCTGCTCAATCAATATTCTCAAATTTGCAAGTGAAGGATAATCGTGTCAGTTTTACTATTAATATCGATAAAGATTACGATATGAATATGGTAGGATTTATAAAATTTACAGATGCCGATGAAAAAGAATTTTATATACACTATGGGGGACGTACACCACTCTATTCTAACTATGTAAAAGGTTCAAAGATTAACTTTCTTGGAGAGGTGAAAATCGAATTTGAACTACCAGACAAGTCGGTTACTCCTTTTGCAAATCCGATACGGTTGGATCTCGATTTTTACCCTTCTTGGATAGAAGAAGATGTGGAGATAGAAGTCAAATAATAAAAAGAGTTTCTGAAAAACTTTTTTCAATGTTCCTGCGAGCAGCTATGGCAACACAAAAAGAGTGGTCCCTTGGGATCACTCTTTTTGTTTGCAATTAGTTTTTTCATTCAGGAAACATTACTTTTTTGCCGTCAGGGTCGGAACTATTTAATTCAAATCTCTTTCAAAATCCCTTTGACTAATTCAACAAATTTGACTCTAACTTTCCCGGCAACATCAATTACCTCATCATGGTTTAATGGTTGATCTAATATCCCACATGCCATATTCGTTAAGCAAGAAATACCAAGTACTTTCATACCACCATGAGTAGCTACAATCGCTTCTGGCACTGTTGACATACCTACTGCGTCAGCTCCTAATGTACGAATCATACGGATTTCTGCTGGAGTTTCGTAAGTAGGTCCGCTCCACCAAGCATACACTCCCTGTTGCAATTGTATGTTTTGTTCGTTCGCTACTTTGGTTGCAATACTACGTAGCTCCTTGTTATATACTTCTGATAAATCAGGGAAACGAGTACCTAATTCGTCATTATTAGGTCCCATTAACGGATTGGTCCCGACAAGATTAATATGGTCCGTAATTAACATTAAATCTCCTGGATTAAAACTTGTATTCACGGCACCACAAGCATTTGTAATAATAACATTTTCTATACCAAGTGCTTTCATTACACGTACTGGGAATGTTACTTCATCCAAAGTAAAACCTTCATAATAATGAAAGCGACCTTTCATCGCC is drawn from Psychrobacillus sp. INOP01 and contains these coding sequences:
- a CDS encoding DUF4179 domain-containing protein, with product MFEDEKRKLEQRKKSIGQVEISKDKLHSAVRSGFEKAKKEQTLKRTKIIKRSSWSIVIAAILLISFVTSISVSTVFANKIASIPGMERIVALIQQDRGLTAAVENDFYQPLNLSQEKNGIKVTLDGVIADKKGMVIFYSVRTEDIDVSSLELKYLQLWSGMNTRYGLELMNYVFPLTPKSDSKVFSGSEHIQTVPYSKDLSWKIGLKNGEKIEHFKIPFTYKKMNVESKNILVNKDVQIEGQNFKVKELIVDPIRTVVKIEENPNNTKKLLARPFDELELIDEKGRKWSAIPGNAYKTLEEGNFWEVPLKESFYFHEPKNLTLTFGKIAAMDKEEAYILIDTGSKKFIEKPAQSIFSNLQVKDNRVSFTINIDKDYDMNMVGFIKFTDADEKEFYIHYGGRTPLYSNYVKGSKINFLGEVKIEFELPDKSVTPFANPIRLDLDFYPSWIEEDVEIEVK
- a CDS encoding purine-nucleoside phosphorylase produces the protein MHNIEDILETRDFIMSKTDHRPVIGMILGSGLGTLADEIKNPVKIPYSEIPHFAKSEAIGHANELVIGELNGKTVAAMKGRFHYYEGFTLDEVTFPVRVMKALGIENVIITNACGAVNTSFNPGDLMLITDHINLVGTNPLMGPNNDELGTRFPDLSEVYNKELRSIATKVANEQNIQLQQGVYAWWSGPTYETPAEIRMIRTLGADAVGMSTVPEAIVATHGGMKVLGISCLTNMACGILDQPLNHDEVIDVAGKVRVKFVELVKGILKEI